A genomic segment from Dechloromonas denitrificans encodes:
- a CDS encoding SIMPL domain-containing protein (The SIMPL domain is named for its presence in mouse protein SIMPL (signalling molecule that associates with mouse pelle-like kinase). Bacterial member BP26, from Brucella, was shown to assemble into a channel-like structure, while YggE from E. coli has been associated with resistance to oxidative stress.) translates to MSKRHKKTLALIASALLSGGVLAGTSIDLSAEASRPAANDMVRATVYAEANGNNPAELARKVNQDISEALKVIKAKPGITAKSGHQNTYPIYGQNQKIENWRMHSELVLESRDPTAVSELLGRLQQMRLAVGNLTQLPSPETRQLVEDEATRDAIKAFQKRAAVIAATLGKPYKIKQMSIQQNGGAQPPMPMMRAARGVMMAADVAAPIEAGESLITTSVSGQIELGD, encoded by the coding sequence ATGTCCAAGCGCCACAAAAAGACCCTCGCCCTGATCGCCAGCGCCCTGCTCTCAGGCGGCGTACTGGCCGGCACCAGCATCGATCTCTCGGCCGAAGCCAGCCGCCCCGCCGCCAACGACATGGTGCGCGCCACGGTCTACGCCGAAGCCAACGGCAACAACCCGGCCGAACTGGCACGCAAGGTCAACCAGGACATCAGCGAAGCACTCAAGGTGATCAAGGCCAAACCCGGCATCACCGCCAAATCCGGCCACCAGAATACCTACCCGATTTACGGCCAGAACCAGAAAATCGAAAACTGGCGCATGCATTCCGAACTGGTGCTTGAGTCACGCGACCCGACCGCCGTCTCCGAACTGCTTGGCCGCCTGCAGCAAATGCGCCTGGCCGTCGGCAACCTGACCCAACTGCCGTCACCGGAAACCCGGCAACTGGTTGAAGACGAAGCGACGCGCGACGCGATCAAAGCCTTCCAGAAACGCGCTGCCGTCATCGCCGCCACACTCGGCAAGCCCTACAAGATCAAGCAGATGAGCATCCAGCAAAACGGCGGCGCCCAACCGCCGATGCCGATGATGCGCGCCGCCCGTGGCGTGATGATGGCCGCCGACGTAGCCGCCCCGATCGAAGCCGGCGAAAGCCTGATTACCACCAGCGTCAGCGGGCAGATCGAATTGGGCGACTGA
- a CDS encoding lysophospholipid acyltransferase family protein, with the protein MHRTIFATPLINSAMHWLSVRLLRGLGWRIAGSPPDIPKYVLIAAPHTSNWDFPYTLMVCFALRLQVYWMGKASLFPPLLGSIMRWLGGIPVNRRQRNNLVDSTIDAFKNHERLIVIVPPEGTRARVSHWKTGFYHIALGAQVPIALGYLDFSKKEASIARLFHPSGDLEADMKEIKAFYSGISGKNPQQFAADGE; encoded by the coding sequence ATGCATCGCACCATTTTCGCTACGCCCCTGATCAACAGCGCGATGCACTGGCTGTCCGTCCGCCTGCTGCGCGGACTCGGCTGGCGCATCGCCGGCAGCCCGCCGGACATCCCGAAATATGTCCTGATCGCCGCTCCGCACACCAGCAACTGGGATTTCCCCTACACCCTGATGGTCTGCTTCGCGCTGCGCCTGCAGGTGTACTGGATGGGCAAGGCCAGCCTCTTTCCACCACTGCTCGGCAGCATCATGCGCTGGCTCGGCGGCATCCCGGTCAACCGCCGGCAGCGGAACAATCTGGTCGATAGCACGATCGACGCCTTCAAAAACCACGAGCGACTGATTGTCATCGTCCCGCCCGAAGGCACGCGCGCCCGTGTGTCGCACTGGAAAACCGGCTTTTATCACATCGCGCTCGGCGCCCAGGTGCCGATTGCACTGGGCTATCTCGATTTCAGCAAGAAAGAAGCAAGCATCGCCCGCCTCTTTCACCCCAGCGGTGACCTCGAAGCCGACATGAAGGAAATCAAGGCGTTCTACAGCGGAATCAGCGGCAAGAATCCGCAGCAATTTGCCGCCGACGGCGAGTAG
- a CDS encoding SDR family oxidoreductase — MVVITGASGQLGRLVIEALLEKLPADEIVAAVRNPDKVADLAARGIQVRLADYDQPATLAAAFNGADKLLLISASEVGRRVPQHRAVIEAAKAAGIRLLAYTSLLHADTSPLQLAVEHQETEKLIQASGLPAVILRNGWYTENYMAGIPAALQYGVVLGSAGQGRIASAARADYAAAAAAVLLQENQAGLIYELAGEASYTLSELADEIARQSGQAVVYQDLPESEFKAALLEAGLPDFLATLLAESDVGASKGGLFDDGRQLSALIGRPSTTLAQSVRLALS, encoded by the coding sequence ATGGTTGTTATTACTGGTGCTTCCGGCCAACTCGGTCGTCTGGTCATCGAAGCCTTGCTGGAAAAACTGCCCGCCGATGAAATTGTTGCCGCCGTACGCAATCCCGACAAAGTGGCCGACCTGGCGGCGCGTGGCATCCAGGTTCGCCTGGCCGACTACGATCAGCCGGCCACGCTGGCTGCCGCCTTCAACGGGGCTGACAAGCTGCTCCTGATTTCGGCCAGCGAGGTTGGCCGCCGCGTGCCACAACATCGAGCCGTGATTGAGGCGGCCAAGGCAGCCGGTATTCGTTTGCTGGCTTATACCAGCCTCCTGCATGCCGATACCTCGCCCTTGCAACTGGCGGTCGAACACCAGGAAACGGAAAAGCTGATCCAAGCCTCCGGCCTGCCGGCGGTTATCCTGCGCAACGGCTGGTATACCGAGAACTACATGGCGGGTATTCCGGCCGCACTGCAATACGGTGTCGTGCTGGGCAGCGCGGGACAAGGAAGGATTGCATCGGCCGCGCGTGCCGATTATGCCGCAGCAGCGGCTGCCGTACTGCTGCAGGAAAATCAGGCTGGGTTGATTTACGAACTGGCGGGCGAAGCGTCTTACACGCTAAGCGAACTGGCCGACGAAATCGCCCGTCAATCCGGCCAAGCTGTGGTTTACCAGGATTTGCCGGAAAGCGAATTCAAGGCGGCATTGCTCGAAGCCGGCTTGCCTGATTTCCTGGCGACGCTGCTGGCTGAATCCGATGTTGGTGCTTCAAAGGGCGGCTTGTTTGATGACGGGCGGCAATTGAGCGCCTTGATTGGTCGCCCGAGCACAACGCTGGCTCAATCGGTCAGGCTGGCATTGAGTTGA